From the genome of Anopheles funestus chromosome 2RL, idAnoFuneDA-416_04, whole genome shotgun sequence:
GCGAAATAGCTGTCAATGCCGGTGAGCAAGCTGTTTTGCCAAGTTTGTGTTCTCCGTGTTGAAACCATTTTCTGAAAAAACATCCACTAGTGAGTTGCATTGAATCGAACTGTGCGTGATGGCTTCGGAACGGTATAGTTTTTCGCTGACCACCTTCAGGTAAGCcgttaatattgtttttgtcCAACAAATTTTCCTAACCAAATGTCGAACGCTTCTCGTGTGCAGCCCATCGGGAAAGCTGGTCCAGATCGAGTATGCCCTGGCGGCGGTAGCGGCCGGAGCACCCTCGGTTGGCATTAAGGCGGTGAACGGAGTTGTGATCGCAACGGAAAACAAGCAGAAATCCATCCTGTACGATGAGCACAGTGTGCACAAGGTGGAGATGGTGACGAACCATATCGGTATGATCTACTCGGGTATGGGACCCGACTATAGGCTGCTCGTCAAGCAGGCCCGGAAGCTAGCCCAAAATTACTACCTCACGTACCGCGAACCCATTCCGACGTCGCAATTGGTGCAAAAGGTTGCCACCGTCATGCAGGAGTACACGCAATCTGGGTAAGTAGACAATCTCACCTTCAATGGCAACATAATCACAACCTAATGGTACGATTTATTGACTCTAACAGTGGTGTCCGGCCATTCGGAGTCTCGTTACTGATTTGCGGATGGGACGATGGCCGTCCGTATCTGTTCCAATGCGATCCGTCCGGTGCATACTTTGCGTGGAAAGCAACGGCGATGGGCAAGAATGCAAACAACGGCAAAACGTTCCTCGAGAAACGGTACAGTGAAGATCTCGAGCTGGACGATGCGGTCCACACGGCAATTCTTACGTTGAAGGAAGGCTTCGAGGGACAGATGAACGCAGACAACATCGAGGTGGGCATTTGTGATGCGAACGGTTTCCGCCGACTGGACCCATCCGATGTACAGGATTATCTGGCCAATATTCCATAAGCTAAAGGGGCTTGGGcagtaagattttttttctcggtaaTATAAAGCTACTGTGGAGGGGTTGATACTTTGGaataaaatacttttcttCAAGCGTATTGGATAGATTTTGGGTGATTTACTCTCGGCACACGAGAATGACTTCAACGCCAAGCAGGCAACAAACGCATTGTAGTGGCAAATATGATTTATTGAAAAGCTTCCCTTTTAAGTTACAATGAATTGAAGTCTTATCTTTTAAGCATGAAATGGGATCAATCGTCCTTCTTGTCGACATCGTCGTGTTTGGCGGCTGCTGCAGCGCCACCCTTCTTACGCTTCTTCGATGCCGGAGTAGTTACTGGAGGAGTCGCAACAGCAACCGGAACCGGTGCCTTTTCCGGTTCAATCTCACCCGGTTCGGGCTGTGCCACCGATGGCACTGCTGTTGGGGGCGTTACCGTAGCCGTTGCCGTAACCATCgtcggtgttggtggtggtgcgcCTGGTGCGGGTGGCATACCACCGGGCGGGCCAGCACCACCGGCCGACGGAGGCGGTGGTCCGTAGCCGTGGTGTGCTTCCGGATGCGGATGTACCTCACCATAGTGGCCCATCGGTCCGGGAGGTCCACCGGGTGGACGGACGCCACCCGTTACATAGCtacctggtggtggtggtggtggcccATACTGCTGATGGTACGGATAGTGTCCGTACTGGCCGTACGGTTGTGGATGTGCCCCGTACGACGATAGATAGTACGGTGCACGAGGTGAACCGGCATGCGGGTAGCCGGGGAATGTCGGTCCATGGGCGGGCATGCCCGGGTGCGGTTGCATATGCGGTGGCATGTGATGGGGTGGAGGGTGTGGCGGTTGATGATGCGGTACGGTTACGTTCGGAGGTGGAACCTGCGATTCCGGGGTATGCGATGGTGGTGGGGGCGTGGGTACAATCGGCGCCTGATGTGGAGCTGGCCCTGAGGCCGCAGAAGTCAGTGGAACGGTATGGGGAGGATACGCACCATGAACGACCGTATGGTGTGTGGCCGGCTGTGGTGGCTGTGTTGGCCCAGTGTGGTGTACGGTAGAACTAGGTGGAATTTCCGCTTTCGGCTCTGCTGGTGGGGTAGTAACGACGGGTGGCGTTGCAGGAATTCCTCCCTGCGTTGGGGTAGCTGGCGGAACCGCAGAAGGTAACACCGGAGCTGGAACTTGCTGATCTGGAACAACGGGAGCAATCGGTGCCGGTGCAACTGATTCCTTGGCCACTTCTGGTACGATTTTCGACACAGCGGCAGATGTCTTTTCATCTTTAGCTTCCGGTTTAGGATCCTCTGAGGTGTCCATCTTCTCAACCGGCGGTTGTTGTGGTCCTCCAGTCGAAGAATCTTGCGATCCTTGAGATTCATCCGAgacagctgctgctgctggtggtgacCGATCTCTGGTAGGTTCGGTTGATTCTGCCTTCGGACCAGCCGGCGTATCGCCCTCGCCGGAAGCTTCACTCGCAGCGGCTTGTTCTGGTGTTTGGTCCGAATCTGCTTTCGTAGGTCCGGCCGTAGGTTGTTGAGTGGGAGCAGGTGTCGGAGCCTGTGCTGGAGGCTTCTGTGCTTCCTCAAGGGCCCGCAAACGGTCCCGCTTCATCATCTCGTACTGCCGGTCAACCATCTTCTGAAACGTCTCCTCGTCCACTGCCGGCTTGCAGTGCTTTTTCAGCTCGTCTTGAAAGGTTTCGCTCGATTCGACAAACTTCCGCTTGCGTGTTTCAAACTTTTCCTCAATTAGCTGCAGCTCGTGCTGCAACTTCATCTGATGCATCGTAAGCGATTGCACCTGGCGCTTTAACACGTGCATGCGCTGCGTGGTTACAACGGAACGCACGTCCGGAACGACAGCGTCCGAGAAGATTTCGTTTATCAGCCGATGATTGCGCGAAAACCGAGCGTACGCTACGTGCTTGAACGAGTACCCATCGTCCGGATCGTCTTCATCCTCGGCCGGTTGAATGTCAATGCGGCGATCTGCCTGTGTGCCCTTCGAACTCGAGCGGGATGAAGTTTCGTGACCATCGCCATCGCCCGGCCTCACCTTGTTGCGTGCCGTCAGGTAGGCCAGGTAGGCCGGCGAGTTGTGGTACGCCTTCATGTTCTTTTCGTGCTCCGCCTTCTCCAGCTCGTACTCTGCAATGTACTCTTCTTTTTCCGCATCCGGCAACAGACGCCACTGTTGTCCGATGATCTTACCCACTTCCCACAGTTTCAGATCGGAATTGGAAGCCTTGATCGAATCCCAAACCTTGCGCGAATAGCGCATGTACGGCATCAGGGGCTTCTCCGGCGGTTTCGGTGGCTTAATCATCTTCGACTCAGACGCAGCGGAAGCTTTGCCCATCTTTTGCGGATTGAAAGCCGGATTTCCGTGCGGGTTGTGCATGAAAGGGCTCGAATTGTCCTTCCGATCGGCCCCTGAGCCCGATGGGCGTAATCGCTGCGGAGGCATCGACGGACCCGGTATGTTGTGTTTATAGTTGGCTGGCAGcgccattttgaatttttgatttcAATCGGCGTCTGCAAGATTATCAgcctttaaaatgtttttcctaaAAATACAAGTACCAAACAACGGTAAAATCAGTTCAAAGGGTTCAAGAGGGAGAGAAGAAACTACAAAATTCCAAGGAAATGCTCTTTTCTGCATTAAATAATCGGTTTTTCTTACCCAATGCAAAACCAGACGCTGTTTTTTTCCCGTCAGCAGAATTTTGACAGCAGTCTGCTGACAGTTCTCGGATCAGACGTTTCAAGTGCAGACGTTTGATACGTATCGAAAGACGGATcgagaaataattttttcttctctttgtttttaaatttttttaatgaaattttagaCATGTTTTAGCCAttagtaattaaaaaatttaaaaatataaaaaacacgagatattgaaaattattttctagaTTTTGATGGACCAAATAACTGCTGTAGTGAGAAATAGTGAGCAGTGCGATGAGCGCTCCCATTGTTCAGTGACTGCTCGTGCGGCGTGAGCTTGGTGTGAGAGAAGAATTTCAATGCGAGCGAATCCCTGCGTGAAGGAAACGAAGGCGCAagtatgtttaattttcccaGCTGTCTGCCTTGTTAAAAGCCACAATCAAGCTGCTTCAATTAAAATCATcgttttaaatcgtttttccCATCCTAATCTCTTCTCTATACTTGATTATACATATCCATGCGTTCTACAACAAATGATATCTATCTACAGTTATTGGTAACTTGAATTTCTAAGCTGTCCCCAGACGTCTACATATTATCGTACTTAGGCATTTGGTTCAATACCTGGAAAATCGGATATGGATTTTCATCCTGAGAATAGAAAATTTCCTTAATAATTAAGTTCTTAGATTTGATTTGAGATCTGTTTTTAGTATTTTGTTCCGCTATTGTTATAAAATATTCTattctatatatataaaattctcgtgtcgcggtgttagtgtgcaaactcctccgaaACGGCTGCACCAATTTGTATCAAATTTTCGCTAAACGTtggttaggtatgagaataggtttaccgctacttttcctttcgctaggtgacctctggccaatattatgagttcttttctgtttctcctacgggagttatcaagtacgCATAgcaattttttcaacacgaacactactgaaacaaaaaagttctaacgaataaatcaatcaaagtaggtacacatgacgatttatttgtgcaattttattcattaaagcgtaaagtgagtgataaataagtaaaaagcaagtgtgtgaataattcaaaaatgcaatttagtgatttgcggctcggtgCTACATGTGGAATtggcgccttacacggaaggaccAGGCATtgaatcccaatcgtcaaagaaagccagaaatacatcctgaagtagcagaaaagaagaagtagagccacaaaaaaagaagaaaaattgctttgatatCATTTGATGTCATGTTTttaatcgccactctaatattaccacacgaatcaagtttgaacactcaaaatgattgcttcttcttggcttaacgaccttacaggtcacgccggcttactagacttatttctggcttactagacttattttaccagatagccggatagtcagtccttgctacgggggaacggtccggatgggatttgaacccggtcctgccgtgtggaccggcgccgtttatcacataccaccgggccgcaaaatgtttgctagaAACCTTTAATTACCaaacgcatgtttaagggcaaagctaggtttgccgggtaagctagtttgTACATAACTTTTAGCAACTATAAAAACAGCAatcgaagcaaaaataaaccaaaacaatgAAGCCAATTGTTAACACAACTACAACTAATCGCCGGCATACGCGTACTCGCATTTACCATTCGTTATTGAAGACGATACACCAATGAAAACAACCAACCAGTGAGAAGAGAGAATGTGAATAAAACGTTCTTATACTCACACCGGATGAAACAACGCTAGCAACAGAGTGAAATGTTGCGCACTCGCTTTCTCGCACAGCTAAAACGTACCAAACAGACAGGCTGTCAGTTGTGCGCTCGCCTTGAGTATCTCCTGACTGACCGATCTTGGGCGCTAGTGTTTGCTCTCGCACGCACTTACTTCCAACGCTTGCAAGAGTACAGACGTGACGTTCCGTGGCTCTCGTTGAACCGAtcttggaaaaagaaaattctgtATCCTGTCGAAGGAAAAGTGTTCTCAGCATTTTCGCGCGTCCCAATACAAGTGAATGTGAGTGATAGAGCAGTGGTCATCGGTGTTTTTAGTTCTTAAATCGAATTAAGTGCAGCAATTTCGTGTAACGTACACTAAGCGTCATACAGAAAGATGGCTTGCAGGGTTTTTAATATGGAATGAATAACAACAATACTGCAATCTACCAAACTTCTTTCAGAAGTGAATTTGGGGCAATCGTTCTCGGTCTTAAAAGTGTTTAGTTTGTCTGTGAAAACATGGAATTATTGGTTTTGATCTTAAAATGACTAGCATCATGTCTACTCGCCCGATGGCGTTTAGGTCATTGCTGGGAACTTCCATTTTATATCAccaaaagaatattttacaagCAGCCATTGTTAGCAATTCCTTTTTTGCGAAGGAAAGTACAGCGGAAACAGTTAAATTCTACTGAGTTGCCTTATTCTAAAACCGCAACTAAGCACTGGacgtttcctcttttttgacTCACAAACCAGGAAGATATGCAACCAAAAGGACGCGCATTTATCCCAGTTGCCATTTGTCCATTGGTGTCGCCATTTGGCGTTCTtcctattttcctttttggtgcgTCTTCACGTGTTggccgtttcgtttttttgttctttcgtcGGCCCGCAATATCCTGccgtacacgcacacacacatatatgtgTACATGTGTAGAAGGATTATTTTCAACTCCCCTTTGAAGCGTACTTTTCGGTTAGAGAACGCTTGCATTAGGGGCTGTGTGCGGCGTGGAGCATGTGTGGCATTGCTTTGGAAGGATAATAATGGACggcaaaaaatgaagcaagaaAAGCAGGACGTAGGTAATCAAAGAACCCGGCGTCTGCGTGCCATCCCCGGAAAGAGCGTACGTTAGCGTGGAAGAATGGAAGAAACCTGAAACGCAAACatcagcagaagcagcaggcATTGAGACAAAGCAGACAAAGtagttttgtagaaaaaaagcaatccaCCAAACTGTaccccaaaacaaaagaaataagcaAAGAAACGAGTTTTCAAAACAGAATGGAAAGGATCCAACGAATGAGAAGTATGCTGTCTAGGGGTGGCCGCATGGAGAAGACCATCACGCACCAGGAAAGGGAAGAATAAGAGCGAAAGCGTGTGGAGAAGCAAAAAGTGGCAAAgtagcagtgtgtgtgtgtgtgtgcgtgtgaagaaataaataacatcGATGCTCCCCgagcccgtgtgtgtgtgtgtactaaACGaatagaagaacaaaaaaaaagaagcatttaCTCCTTGTTCTTTATTCCACTCCGTTTTCATCGTTTGCTTCGATGAAGCTGATGCTTGTAGCAGCAAGAGGAGGATAGAACCATAACAAAAGAAGATCCGGCAATGTGAGAGGGAGCCTTCTGTTCGAagcacaggaaaaaaacagcataaagAACTTCCCGACGAAAGGAAACgcgcatttttgttgtttaattcatATGTGCGATTCGCGTCTCTCGCGTGAAGCCTGTTTGTATGCTGCGTAAACGCTAAActccgcgtgtgtgtgtgtgcgttgtgcATCGtggggatatttttttccattcttgttTTATGCCGTcgattcgtttgcttttctgGTGGAGAATAATTTGATCGCCCTGCTAACCAGATGAAGCAGTGAAGTGGAGGAACGGCGTTGGCGAGATGGTGCCTAGTGGTGATGAGTGGTGGTTCCCTTttacacgcgcgcacacacacacacacgcgcgcgcgccctCTTGCGTACACATGGTACGCACGATCAAGAAGCCGCAGCTGCCAGCCCTCTGTGTGTGAGAGAATCAAGTCGCGATAGAAACGCGGTGCGGTTCTGTGAGCAACGCGTTTTGTGTGGTTGAGCTTGATTACTGAACGTATATTTCCCCAACCCCCTGTTGTGTGTTCGTGTTGTGCAaataagcaaaagaagaaaaaaacgaatacgGCTGCTCCAAGTTTCAGGATATTGTGACCAACGACAGATGTGCTTATAGCTGTTTTTAGAGTCCCTTCAGCTGCTGTCGTCGCCCTTGGGAaaggtgtgtgaatgtgtgtgtgtatgtgtgtgtgtatacgtGCGTGAATGTGTGTACCTTTTCTTCCTGTTCGTCGTCGGATCCTTGGTGTATCctgttttattcttcttctgtttgttcTATTATcgagtgtttgtatgtgtacgTGAGCCGTACCGAAAAATAGAGCTGCTAACTGTAAAAATATCCTGGAGAGTGTGCAAGCAAGAGCGAAAATGCTCAAGGCGAAATGGggaaaagagcgagagagagcgaaacagagagagaaagagataagCATTCGAGAATGCGAatgagaagaagcaaaaaaaataggtaGAGCACAAAAAAGGACAGCGCCTTTAGGGTATTTTTTGGTCTGTTTTGCCGATACCACGATTCTAAACGAAAGGCGAACAGCCAGCAGACAGCCTGTAATGATGGAATGAAGCAAATGGAAGCTAAATGATGAAATGGAACCAAAACTCTGATGTAATTCGGAATTCGAAAATGCCGTtccatacaacaaaaaaaagaatggaataCCAACAGTAGCTGGTGCAATGTTACATGAAGAAATGGTTGGAAACGGTATTAAAAGCATGACGATGCACAAGCTGCTGATGAGGGGCAGCCattatgttttgcaaaatccCGCATAAAGCAACCATTGAAGATGGAATGTGtatatgacaaaaaaaaaacagggtgaagaagaacgagaaaaaaaaccaagcagGTCGTGGGGAGTCTTCCTTTTTGCCGGGTTTGTCTCTGCTGCATTGCAACACAACGATCAAACATGCTGATGTTTTGTTGGTGGAACTGTTGGATGCAAACGCGTGGGAGAAGGGCATCGCTTATCCTTGgcggcgttttgtttttctccgtCGCCATGACATATCCATACACACGCAGACACACGCAGACACACTTACACACTCTCTTTTTAGACCTTCCGAAGAGAGTGTGACGCGATGAGAGCAGAGATTTGAAAATGGCGTTTTTATCTGACGTTTTGTGTGTCGGTGGAGTGTCCTGGAAACATGGGACATTTGGAGCGGAACATCCAGCAGGATAcaaaggaaaagggaaaagaatcTCGAACCGCAGCAGAACCGTGTGAGTAATATTACTTCGCGTTCAGTTCCGATCTGGCTGAAGTGTAGTGCGTCAGTAGTGTTACCAATGAAGACTTTTTAGCGAATAGTCAGTTTTTGGACGGAAATTGTTGTTCGACTGACCTTCCGGCCAGTGCGTTCGTACGGTCATCTGGTGCCCGGTTACGTTCGGCAGTAATTTTGGCAAATCAGAAAGTAAGGTTAACACACCATCCCGAGCGAACATTTGCAAAAGAGAGAACCGGATCCCGGGATACCCAGATTCCGCTCATTCCTGGCGGTGCGATGTGCATATATATCTCGATGTCATTTTTGCATCCAAACCCCCGTAGTAgcatttgcttccattttgctccagggtttgttttgtcttctgtCTCTTTTGCTCGGGAACCAAACGCGTGCCGACAGAAGGCGCACGAATGAGACGAATAACGTTAGcgtaaaaaaacaccccccaTTAAAGACAAAGGGGGTGGGTGGTAAGGGCAGTGTTCAGAATTTTGCTGACGCAAAACAGTAAAAGCGGCATGGAAGTTAAAATGGGgtgaacgaaaagaaaaaaaactcacacgcAAGAGGCTCCAGATATGAAAGAGTTCCCTGAGTGTGGAGTGtggacgaaaaagaaaaagatcgTTCGTAGAAATGTACGATTAAAAACTGAATTCTCAAGTGCgctgatttttctttctttcatgggttttgcttgctttcgTTTATCGGTGCTTGCCTGTGTAGAACGGTCTCCATGCAATGCAGCGTTCCTGGAATTTTCCCTCCCATCGCCGTGTTTTGCAGCTAAGACTCGGTCCGAGTTCCCAGCCAAAAGAACGCTTGCTGGTGGGTAGAATACGTTTAAATTACCACAAAACTGTTTGGGGCGACTTAGGCGCCACCGGTCAACAATGGTGGCGCTTTTCGAGCGCTTCTTTTCCAgcgaaaaaagcaacaaatggaAGTACCTACTTatgtaacttttttcttttgctcaaCCTGGGGTTGAATGGAAAAAGGAATCCTGGTTACCCGGGTGATACTACCTACGTTAATTAATAAATAGCTTGAAATCTGTAGTGGAAGGTACctatgaaaaatcgttcaccaATGCGAAATTGTAAAGGGAAATTTGGCAGCAAAATTGTGCCGCAAATAACACATCCACacgaaacaatcaaacaagcgtaacgaaacaaagaaagaaagagagaggggaTGCAGCaagtaaaaaaggaaatataaaaacacaattatttatttcaagtgTCGCTTCAATGCAACTCGAACGAAACCGGAAGTTGTACCTTTTTGGCCACTCCactatttttgcaacaacaacaacaacaaaaatggaaaacatttcccgTTTTGTCCATCCAGCCTTATGTAGGTCTATGTATGCGTGTGTCTGATCTTCATAatcatcattaaaataaacacatgtGGGGAGCTATAAAtaacgcaaaaaaaccccggtCGACCAGAAGGGCctcaacaacaagaaaagagccttccactttttttttagtttgtttgcgGTCGTTTTTGTGCTCGGTTCGGGTTTCGCTTTTGGAGTTTGAAGTTCTGAACACGGCAATAATGGTGCTGGTTCTGGATGGTGGAAAAACCACCGGAGGCTCTCCTCCCGAAATCTCCCAATATTCGGCAGGAGGGTGAGCGGGGAACGATGATCGGGCTGGAAAATGTTGTATCCATGGGAGGCGACAAAGGGAAgggttccgttccgtttttaATGGCAAAAACCTACACGCCAGTTAATAAAAGGGCGAGTGACGGTGGCGAGGAGCAAGGTGAAAGTGAAACGACAACGAAACGGTTCTTTTGCGAACGTCATCGATTTAACCAGATGCCGACACCGCAACGCACCAATATGGCCCCAATGATTAATGGGGGTTAACTAAATCGTTTGAATAGGAAGAATGAAGCGAAAAAACGCCTGACTAGTAGCCCCATTTGATGGCTTGCGCTTCGATGGttctaaaataaaagaagcatTTGGCCATCATTTGATTGGTTCGACCACATATATTTATGGTTTATGCTGTACGAAATGAATTTAATGCGAAACCGCTTAATAGCGGTATTGGCAGCTTCAAAGCTGAAAGAAGGCTGCAAGGTTGTTTCGCGAATAATATCGCAACACAAGTGAAGCACATTTTATCCGTGATTTGCTGCTTGTTAATCATTCCCTGCAGTACATTCTCCTAGCTTTATGAAGGTGTAAAAGTCAAGCACTAACTCTTCTCACTCTTAAAAAGTTCcctcaaacaaaaaccttccaatgagtgcggaaaaaaaaggaaaagcgaaaTTATAAATTCTTCTCGCGACTCGCGTGTACTACAACGCCCCATACTCTGTACAGTAAAAGCTGCTAGCATGGTGGTTGCTGGTTAAATGCATATTATGCGAAAAAGAACGGGTAcagaattttaattacaatgtTATTGTGTAGCGCCGGTGGTCGATTGAACCGTTTCCGGAGTGTGTTAGGGCGAACGAATAACGAACGTTCCAGTTGCGTGTTCTCGACCGTTTAGTACTTTGCGAAACACTTTCACTCGCTGGCAAATGaaggaaaaccttttttttgcgaaataacGACGGGTGTAATGGGTACGATGGGTGAAGAGATTGGGTAAGGTTCGGTTTGGAAAATGCACTTACAACACCCAAATCACACTATCCGAAACTATCCATATATAACAGCGAACAGAATTGGCGCACAGGCTTGACAAACtgtgaatattatttttgcatCTTATTAGCATGCGATGGGAAAATGTATTAATgtcacatatttttttaaaactaacgCTTGGTAACGCAAACGATGCAGCGGTGCGTTAATTTTAGTACAGAACGTGATGTAAACGGGGCATTTTCAGTGTTGCAGGAAATTGCCTTATTTGTACATTCAATTAACCCCTGCCAGTGGGAAAGGTTAAACGGATGGTTTAgctaatattaataaattgattttcacaCAACTGCACGGATCGGGAACGTGCCTTTACCGCATTTTATGGGATAgaatattgttaatttttttttaaatttcaaaaatagaaTTTCTGCTGGCAGTGTGATGGGTTTTCGGTTTCCAACTCGTTGAGAAACGATCACATCGTACCCGTTAACGTTAAATTAAAACCGAACACCATCGTCAACTTGTACGAATGGCTCTCGATTAAAATTGTGCGTCACTGTTGGTTGGAATAATCCATTCCGGCTTAATGCGTACGACGAGTACGACGGGTCCGAAGGAAGGAGAAACAAGTAGAGCACGTCATCTGTCATCTTCCATTCTGCGTCCGCCGGACGTAAACAAAACCATGGCAACGCATGGACACACGCAACCGCGCGCATCTTCTCCACGGCGCGTCGCGGGTATCTCGCGCGTTGTTTGTGAATGTATGTATGT
Proteins encoded in this window:
- the LOC125766440 gene encoding proteasome subunit alpha type-2; protein product: MASERYSFSLTTFSPSGKLVQIEYALAAVAAGAPSVGIKAVNGVVIATENKQKSILYDEHSVHKVEMVTNHIGMIYSGMGPDYRLLVKQARKLAQNYYLTYREPIPTSQLVQKVATVMQEYTQSGGVRPFGVSLLICGWDDGRPYLFQCDPSGAYFAWKATAMGKNANNGKTFLEKRYSEDLELDDAVHTAILTLKEGFEGQMNADNIEVGICDANGFRRLDPSDVQDYLANIP
- the LOC125766405 gene encoding SWI/SNF-related matrix-associated actin-dependent regulator of chromatin subfamily E member 1: MALPANYKHNIPGPSMPPQRLRPSGSGADRKDNSSPFMHNPHGNPAFNPQKMGKASAASESKMIKPPKPPEKPLMPYMRYSRKVWDSIKASNSDLKLWEVGKIIGQQWRLLPDAEKEEYIAEYELEKAEHEKNMKAYHNSPAYLAYLTARNKVRPGDGDGHETSSRSSSKGTQADRRIDIQPAEDEDDPDDGYSFKHVAYARFSRNHRLINEIFSDAVVPDVRSVVTTQRMHVLKRQVQSLTMHQMKLQHELQLIEEKFETRKRKFVESSETFQDELKKHCKPAVDEETFQKMVDRQYEMMKRDRLRALEEAQKPPAQAPTPAPTQQPTAGPTKADSDQTPEQAAASEASGEGDTPAGPKAESTEPTRDRSPPAAAAVSDESQGSQDSSTGGPQQPPVEKMDTSEDPKPEAKDEKTSAAVSKIVPEVAKESVAPAPIAPVVPDQQVPAPVLPSAVPPATPTQGGIPATPPVVTTPPAEPKAEIPPSSTVHHTGPTQPPQPATHHTVVHGAYPPHTVPLTSAASGPAPHQAPIVPTPPPPSHTPESQVPPPNVTVPHHQPPHPPPHHMPPHMQPHPGMPAHGPTFPGYPHAGSPRAPYYLSSYGAHPQPYGQYGHYPYHQQYGPPPPPPGSYVTGGVRPPGGPPGPMGHYGEVHPHPEAHHGYGPPPPSAGGAGPPGGMPPAPGAPPPTPTMVTATATVTPPTAVPSVAQPEPGEIEPEKAPVPVAVATPPVTTPASKKRKKGGAAAAAKHDDVDKKDD